The segment GCCGCTGCATCGTTGCCTTTGCGGAAAAGGACGGACACACCTACGGGCTGGTGATCCTTGGCTGCGATACGCCGGACCACCTCTTTGCCGAGTGCGATGATCTGTTCGACTGGGCCTTTGAGAGCTTTGCGGATCGTCCGCTGGTGGACACCCAGACCGAGATCACCACCGTGGCGCTGACCAAGTGCCGCACCGAACCGACGGTGGCGCTGTATGCCGCTGCGCCGGTCAGCGGCTACGGCCACGCGGACGATATCGTTACCTACTCCTTCGACCTGCCGGAGAGCATTGCGGCCACCGTCAAGAGCGGCAGTGTGGTGGGTACAGCCACCGTGTATCTGGACGGCGATGAAGTGGGCACGGTGGATCTTGTGACCCACCGGGAGTACGTCTCCGACTTCCGCACCGACATGAAGGCAACGGCGCTTCTGCTGTGCGCACTGGTGCTCATCCTGTTTGCAATGATGGTGCTCACGCTTGCGGCCGGCGGCGGTTCGCTGAGTCTCAAAAAGAGAAAACGCCGCAGATAAAGTGCATGGGCTTGACAATTTTGGAAAATAAGCTATACTGAAAATACAAAGGCGCTGGCCCACAAACGGCTAGCTCCTTACCATACTAGTCAAAAAGAAAAATGACCGGTCGTGTTGGGGAACAAGAGGCGGTCATTTTTTCTTTTTGTCATCACTGTGAGAAACAGTCCATGTAATTTCAAACGTAACGTAGATCGCCCCGCCAAGAAGCGTGAGCAGAAGCACGACCTGTTCAAACGTCATGGTGCATCCCCCCTTCCTGCCCTTGGGCAAAACCGGGGGTGCGAAAGATCCAAAGAAAAAATCGCCTTGCCCGGCGCGCATAGGTGCCGGTAAGGAACAGCCGCCTGCGTTTTGGGACACAGCGCCTTCGTGCCGCAGATGCGGCAATTACAGAATACCACAGCAAACTGCAAAAAACAATAAAGAACAGCGAAAAAGCGGCGCTCAGTGCCTTGCAACAGGCTCTGAGCGCCGCTTCTTTTGCGCTTATTGGTTGAGGAACTTGATAAAGTGATAAGATTCCACGATCTGGAAATACTTGATGATGCGCGGGTACAGGGGTTCGGCCTTTTCGCCGAACTGCTGCTTCATGCAGTCAGCAAGCTGTGCAACGGTCTTCCGGCCATCGATCAGCGGCCACAGGTAGCTGCCGGTCTCGTCCAGATGCACCTGTGTGGTGCGCGGTTTATGGAACACTTTTTGCGCGATCGTATTG is part of the Faecalibacterium sp. HTF-F genome and harbors:
- a CDS encoding PqqD family protein; the protein is MNKKKQSINYLDLIPQRAETLRWHTDEATGLITLEVENTGVFNTIAQKVFHKPRTTQVHLDETGSYLWPLIDGRKTVAQLADCMKQQFGEKAEPLYPRIIKYFQIVESYHFIKFLNQ